TTAGGAATGAATGGAGAGGTTCATGGTAAAAACTGTATCATTATAGATGATATAATTGATACAGGAAAGACTATGTGCCATGCATGCAATATCTTAAAAGAAAATGGAGCTAAAAAAGTAATTGCGATTGCAACACACGCCGTTTTCTCAACTGGAGCTGTAGCAAGGCTTGAGAATTCACAGATAGATATAATTATCATCACAAACAGTATAGAGCAAAGCGGCTTATCGAAGAAATTCAAGATTATAGACGTAAATAAGTTAATTTGTGAATCTTTTGTTAAGATTTAGCGTTTCGATCGGTATTTATGCATTGCCATATCTTGATCTCTATATTAACATGCTAAATTATTCTAAT
This region of Candidatus Lariskella endosymbiont of Epinotia ramella genomic DNA includes:
- the prs gene encoding ribose-phosphate diphosphokinase → MLSLIKSRILINLYGYARGLLTLDIHSPDSIRFFNIKFHNIDPSPLFLEAIHPFAQNYSIVAPDQGGASNANKIAAAINLPIVKMHKMRSRDNDCEILGMNGEVHGKNCIIIDDIIDTGKTMCHACNILKENGAKKVIAIATHAVFSTGAVARLENSQIDIIIITNSIEQSGLSKKFKIIDVNKLICESFVKI